From the Alphaproteobacteria bacterium genome, the window GCATCAATATCTGTTTGCCGAAGGCGACCAAGTGACCTTCATGAATAACGAAAATTATGAACAGATCGTGGTTGACCGCGATTTGATCGGTGAGCCAGCCCAATTTTTGCAAGATGGCATGCAGGTGCAAATCGCCATGCATGAAGGCAAACCTTTGGGCGTGACATTGCCGGAATCGGTGGTAATGGAAATCGTCGAAGCCGAACCGGTCGTAAAAGGCCAAACCGCATCTGGTGGTTTTAAAACAGCGAAATTGTCGAATGGTGCGCGTATCATGGTGCCGCAATATATGGCCAGCGGCGAAATGGTTGTTGTTCGCACCGACGATGGCAGCTTTATCGAACGCGCCAAGAATTAGGCGTCAGGTTTCCGGTGTCAGGTATCAGGTTATGAACCAAATTTTAGATCATCGTGATTTGATTGTTTGGCAAAAAGCTAGGATGCTGGT encodes:
- the efp gene encoding elongation factor P, encoding MKVQANALKPGNIIEVETKLLTVTKVEHRTPGNLRAFVQVEAKDVASGNKKDFRFSSTEAVERVRIDEIAHQYLFAEGDQVTFMNNENYEQIVVDRDLIGEPAQFLQDGMQVQIAMHEGKPLGVTLPESVVMEIVEAEPVVKGQTASGGFKTAKLSNGARIMVPQYMASGEMVVVRTDDGSFIERAKN